tgtttatgagtctgtttgttttgtttgttcgttttctattttagattccacatataagggaaatcatatggtatttgcctttctctgacatTTCATTTAGCTTAATACTCTTTAGGTctatcttgttgcaaatggtaagatttcattattttttatggctgggtagtattccattgtgtatatataccacattatcTTTACTTATCCATCTAtcattggacacttaggttgcgtctatatcttggctattagtaaatatatatagtaaataatgctacagtaaacatacaagtgcatgtatcttttcaaattagtgatcttattttcttcaagtaaattaccagaagtggaattactggattaaatggtatttctatttttagttttttgagaaaacctccatactgctttccaaagtgactACCAATTTACATATTATTGggtatttttctatttgttaacaATATATGTCATATGCAAGGaatatgaatattattttaatttctaaacaGAAACCAGCCAAAACACTTACATCTGTTCTTTGCAAATCATTGAAGTCCTCAGATGAAATGATTGAAACCACCTGTGATTTGGGGAAGACAGAACTGTTCTGCTCTGTGAATTGTTTCTCTGCTTATAATAAAGCTAAGATGGAATCTTCTACTGGTAATGTTTTTTTAGCACTTATCAGAGGTTTAGTAACTGTTAAAGAATATTATTGCTTTCCTTTAATTAATAACCTGTATTTATTTGCAAATTAAATGGAAAAGTGAAAACAATCCAAAACTTATTGCAAAGAAATGTTTTCCAGTAGTTTTGTATAAATGGAAGGCTATTTCACCAGCAGAGATTTAATACTTATCTGTAAAGATTGTTTTATTAGGATGTAGAATATTGTATTTAACCCTGCTTTATGAAAACACAGCTATTTATATGAAGTAGAACTAGTTGGGAATACTTTGTGTTCaccaatagaaaaaaacacaaagtatCCAGGTCTAATTATGTAATCAGTCAAAGAGCCTCACATAGTACCATTGGACTTCATGTAGGACTATTTACATAGACAGGAGACTGATTGATGCCCCTGGGGCTTGTACATCATTCACACTGGCTTATTACAGAAATCTCCGCAGTACAAGCTTGGACACCAACcttagctccattcatgttgagGTTTATGAATTCTGGAAGAGTTAGAAATGGAGATTTCTATATGaatctcttttctgtttttcatggGTAATTTCATAGTAAAGATTTGTATGGAATTTCAAGCAGATAATATAAAAGGATTGAAAAATTGTGTACAAAGGTAAAAGAAAATaatgggaaatgtaaattaacaaAAAGTAATTAATGTCATTAACGTTATCCTAAAGAATGTGGTTATACCTAAGCCCTAATAAAATTACTCCAATGCCTAGCAATACATAACACTATTAGATATTTGCATGGTTTGTTGAAACACATTATTAAACAGTGCTTTCTGATTGATTGAGCTTGCCTAGTTGAtgagaaatcttttttttatttttatcagtcaATGTTTCCATGGTGCATGATGCTTCAACAGAGCTCCCTTCTCCAAAGAAAGATATGACTCCAGTTATAAGCAATATAGTGTCGTTGGCAGATACTCATGCTGCCCTGCCTGTCATGAACTCTGACGTCTTACAAGGTAAAAATTGATGTGAAGATATTTGACATAGACACAGTTTTGCCATCCTTGATGAATGTGtatattgtttgtttttattgcctGGTGTGACCTAAGTGATTGTAGTTGATGATGATGTTTTATAGATTGTAAGACCTTGAATTTATGCTCTATTTTAGCAGGCACAGTTTCTTCAGTAACAGCAAATATCATTGCAGATGTaagttttattcttaatttttttgctactgtcttttctttttaagcatattttgtatgtgtgcatgtgtgtatgtatctgagtatatttgttcatattttgaGCTCAGAAACATTAAGTAATAAACATCTTTTGGTATTCACAGTCAATTTCCAAAATCTCAAGTTTGACTTGAAATTTTTAGTAAGACTATTTAGACATGTATTGTTAGTCAAGTTTTTCTTTTGGGTtattactactttttaaaatataatttgagtCACCTGagcaatgaaaattatttttgttatatttacaTACCAAAAGATCCTTTGAACATTTAATGCTGAATCTAGATtgcaaataaattagaaattattCTTAATATTTCCCCCTAGTGGAGCTCATACTATAACTCACCCATTCATTTTATTATAGTATTAGATGTGTCTGACCTTTTATATGATTATTTGAAACCTGTTAAAACAAATGTTATCTTATCATTTTCTCTCCCAAAGATTTCTAAGAGTTCACCCAGTGAATCAAGTAGTGGTGGTGTTAATAGTGTAGAACAGCCAGACCTTTCACCGTCATCATCAATACCCAGTCAACATACAGTTGGCTCCAGTATAGAAGTACAAAAAGATCAAGTGCCAAACCAAGAtgctgcatataatatgaaatctatgaaaataaatgatAGACTATGTCACCCAAAATTTACGTCCAAAGTACAAAAAGTTAAAGGTAAATCACGAAGTATTAGAAAATCTTGGTGGTCAAATTTTCAGCATTTGGAAAACAGTGTTAAAAAAGATGTGACATTCTGTTATTCATGCCAGTTGTTCTCCCAGAAAAATTTTAGCTGTGAAGGAGAGTCATTTGCAACCCAAGAAATTTCTAATTGGAAAAAAACTCTGGAAAAATTCAGAAAGCATGAAAAAAGTGAAATGCATCTGAAGTCACTGCAGTTTTGGAGGGAATACCAGTTTTGTGATGAAGCTGTCAATGATAATTTATCTATTCATTCAAAACAgattgaaggaaataaaaagtaccTAAAGCttataattgaaaatattttatttcttggaaaGCAGTGTTTACCCTTAAGAGGAAACGACCAGTCTATTTCATCTGTGAATAAAGGCAATTTTTTAGAATTGTTAGAAATCAGAGCAAAAgataaaggagaagaaatattTCGACTTACGAATTCACAAGTTGACTTCTATAATAGTGCACAGATTCAAAATGATATTATTGAAATTATAAAGACTGAAATGTTGCAAGATATTGTGAATGAGATCAATGTCTCCTCAGCTTTTTCAATAATATGTGATGAAACAAATGATAGTACCACTAAAGAACAGTTTTCAATTTGTGTAAGATACCCACAAAAAACAGCAAAAGCTATCTTAATTAAAGAGAGATTCTTGGGTTTCATAGATGTTGAAGAGATGGCTGGGGCCAACTTACATGGGACTATTAGAACATACCTACAGCATATTGGAGTGGATTTGAATAAAATTTGTGGCCAGGCCTATGATAGTACCACTAATTTGAGgggaaaatttaataaaattgcaGCAGAATTCAAGAAGGAAGAGCCAAGAGCTTTATATATACATTGTTATGCACATTTTTTGGATTTAGCAGTGATTCGTttttgcaaagaagtaaaagaactaCGAAGTGCTTTAAATACTCTCAGTTCTTTGTTCAACACTATTCATATGTCTGGGGAACTATCTGAAAATTTTCGAAATATTTGTAAGCTAAGTCAAAACAAAACATGCAAAAAACATACATCACAATCATGTTGGACAGTCCATGATCGTACATTACTGTCTGTGATTGAAGGTCTTCCAGAGATTATTGAAGCACTGGAAGTTTCATCAAGCCGTTCTTCAAACGCAAGTTTGGCTGATGAATTGAGTGATCTGTTGACATTGGTTTCcaaatttgaatttatattttgtttgaaaTTTCTTTATCGAGTACTAAGTGTTACAGGAATTCTTTCTAAAGAGCTTCAAAGTGAAATGATAgacattttttctttgtcttcaaaaATAGAAGCAATTTTTGAATGTTTATCATCTGAAAGAAATGATGTCTATTTCAAAACTATCTGGGATGGAGCAGAGGAAATATGTCAAAAAGTAACATGTAAAGGTTTTGAAGTTGAAAGACCATCTtttcagaagagaagaaaaatccaGAAAACAATAGATCTTGGCATTGCAGACAGTATGGTTTTTCCTACCTCAACAGAAGaacaatataaaattaatatttattaccaAGGATTGGATACTATCTTACAAAATTTAAACTTATGTTTTTCAGAGTTTGATTATTGCAAAATGAAGCAAATTTCAGAACTGTTACTGAAATGGAATGAACCCTTAAATGAAGCAACAGCCAAACACATCCAAGAATTCTATAAACTTGATGCAGACATCATCCCAGAACTTAGATTTTATCGACAATATGCAAAGCTCAACTTTATCATAGATTATGATTGTATCACCTTCATCGATCTTGGCTACTTATTTATTCAGCATGGTCTTCACAATAATATTCCTTGCATATCAAAGCTATTATATATTGCTTTGTCTTGGCCAGTTACTTCAGCAAGTGCCAAAAATTCATTTTCTACACTGCCTCGTCTTAAAACATATTTATGTTGTGCTGTTGGACAAGAGAAACTTAGTGGCCTGGCCCTAATGGCTATTGAGCAGGAATTGGCAAATAAACTGATGGAGCCTGAAAGACTCAATGGAATTGTGGAAAAGTTTATCCATCagacaaaagaaatataataCTTGCTAATTTGAATCTATctaaaagaattttatttttctgttgggatgttacagtttttatttcaaaattgtcttttcagacatttttttttttcatcagaaCATGtggttcaaaattcaaaaaaCAGAATAATAATACAGTGAAAGTCTCCTTCCCTTTTTTAGTACCCATTTCCCTCTCCCTGAAGTGTTAACCTGTTACTCAAATATCTTTGTAGAGATATTTTTCCTAAGTGGTACTCTACAATGCACAGTATTCTTCAACCTGTCTTTTCCACTTAGCATTATGCTCTTGAGATTGTTTCATATCAGCACATAGCTTTCTTGATTCTTTTTTTACAACTGTATAACGTTTCATTGTATGGATGGACCATAATTTTTTGAGCAATCCCTGTTGACAAACATTTTACTTTCCattcttttgcttttataaataatgctgtatttAGTAACCTTGTACACAGGTTACACTGCACATGAGTGAATTActgtaacaaaattttaaattggaattactgggtcagaagacttgcacatttttctttttgatagatATTGGCAAATTGCTTTCTGTTAGGATTGGGCCAGCTTACAGTCCCACCAAAAATGTGTGAGGATGCTTGTTTCTTTGAGTCTTTATAAACAATGTTaatcaaacatttttatttttgccagtCAGTTTGTTGAATAATGGTGTTTTAATATCTGTGGAGATAAAATCACAGTGGAATTTTGTACTGGTTATTAAGACTAAGTTTGGTTATTGCTTgagccatttgtatttccttttctgtgcactGTCACACTTAAGCATTAAAACTGTAAATATTGCTGTTTGGGTTGACACAATGGCTAGGTGACACAATAGGAATTCTTAATAtactttatgaaaataaatatgactAGTTTTCAAATAACCCTGAAAGAAAAGACTGTTTTTTTATCATTACACTTTAGAAAAGTTTAGATCATGGGAAATCTTTTCCTCAAAGATCTGAAAGAATGTTGTAGTTGATATATCTGGaccaggattctttttttttaggcGTATTTCTCTGCCACTGTTCccttgctgttttctctctcattaattcttatttgtagtttttcTAGAAAGAGCATCCATTTCATTGAGGCCTTCTATTAAATGTATTTGCTTAGGGTTGTAGAAAatattctcttaatttctaatatATACCTATACTAATTTTCTTCATTGATCTTATatacatgttttctttcttaattagGCCAACtactgatttatttttagtttttcgtaCACATTCTTAGATTTACTTACCagtcctactttttaaaaaattatggttgattttaacataaaaatacaaagaatataaCAAGTAATATTTAGTCCTATTAAATCTTAACGTTTTGCCATGCTTCAGATTCTTATTTCAGAAGTAAAATGTAAAAGATCAAGTTAAAGCTCCCTTGCACATCTTTTCCTGATAACATTCTTCTGTTTTCCCTAGAGGTAGTGATTATTTGGTATATGTCATTCCACACatgtataattttacatttaataatgtagccTATTTCACATGTTTATAAACCTTATATAAAGTTCATTGtacatatttttctagttttttcacTCAGTGTTTTTGAAATTTGTACATGGATTTCTACTTCATTTAgttgctgaataatactccattatatgAGTATACATGTTCATCCTTTCTCTATTTAAATGGACATTTTATATTGTctctgatttttcattttataatatgCTAATGAACATTTTTATATGTGGTTTGCTCTTgtacactcaacaaatatttattgagcaactactacATACCAGACATTATTCTAGTGGTTACAGATCCAGCAGAGAATTAAATAAGGCCCTGACTCCAATGAAACTTTGCTTTCTTATGTGTAAGTTGAAGAAAGATACTGAAGATGTTGCTTACCAACTCTTTTTATGTAGACAGATGATAATACAGAAAAGAGTATTTGTATACTGCACTAGGATAAAAGCTGAGGCTTTGGAAGCTGTAGCCAGGAAAGGCCTTACCCATCCACTCATCCCTGGCCCATGAGTTGGGAAAGTCTGCTCTAGGGTATTTACTTAGAAGTAGCCTCAATGGGTCAAGGCTGTATGCATATTCCACTTTAGTTAGACCTTTCAGTTGTaacatttttccatttccacCAACGATATCTGAGTGTCTCTGTTCCACATCCTTAGCAACATTTGGTATAGTCATTTTACTCCTACTTTAAAAATTCATCGATTTCtgctttatcttttttaaaaaaagcagttaCTCTAGTATTGAATGCCTATTGCATATATTTTCACTCTTCTGTTTTGTAGTGAAAGTGCTTAATACTGTGAACTTTCCTCAGAAGTCACCTTTGTCTATCAtgtgttttcctcttttcattattttttagctGTTTGTGGTTATGGTTTCTATCTTGTCACAGAGCCAACAGTTGTTTTCAAGAGTGGCTTTTTggttttttataattttcaaatgttttgtttttacttttttttatagtCTACTATAAAGCCAGTAATATAAGAGCTAGAcctggaaaaagaaaactacaataattaaaacagctATCTTTATTGAATAACTGTCTAACCTAGTATTTTTCTCGATAAATAATGTGTCATGTCAAAACCTATTATTTTACAGAGGAAACTAAGAAGTTATGGATCACACAATTAGTAAATAGTGATTTGTACCCAGGCAGTAACTCCACAGCCCATACTCTCACTGTGCTATACTATGCCTTATACAAATGTATCACAAATATTCCTAGAGAAAAGATTAACTACCAGAAATGCATTAAAGAATAGAAGATAGCAAAAATAGcaattttgtagtttttaaatCTCCCCAAATCCcttcacaaaagcaaaaatcattgCACAACTCCTATATCAAATCTTGGTGACAAGGTATCCCCACAATCCCAAAATAAGATAAGAGAGAGATAAACTCAAAAGTAGCTCTAAGGTCTGAATGTATTGGCTTTCTGTATAGAAAGCCATGGAGGGAAAGTAGGCACCAAATTGAGGACAGGGACAATAACAGCAAAGGACAGACAATGTACAGATTGAAGTGAGAGAAGCAAGAGAAGTAAATTGCAGTACTAGTCATTTATTTTAGTCACTGCGAAAATAGGATTTTGTGAGCCTTGAGGGTAGAAAAGTTATTTTGTCTTTCCCTCCTAAAAGTACAGGAAATGCACTTCACATTTAAGTAAGAAGACGAGTTGTGGAATATgatacaaaattataaatatagaaCAGTAAAttgttaaacaaaacaaaaattaacctGATGTTTCAAACCaaactaaaagaaataaaattataaaagctgTAAGAAAACAATATTAAACCAGAATTAGAGAAAGATTTGAAAAAGTGAAAACCAAGAAGGAACTCCAATGTGAATAAACACGACTGATAATCCCTACTCTGCTTTATGATGATGAAGCTGGAACCTTAAGCCGCATTTCTGCTCCTCTAGCTGGATCTCTGTTAGCCTCTGCCAGCAGGGCACTCCAGAGGGATACCACAAGTCTGAAGGAGAAAGGACTTGCTCTGCCCTGTTGCCTGTCAGCCTTATCCTTGTGATTCTTGGGTCACTCCAGCAGCGCTGCTTCATTCTCACAGCAGCACTTCCCTCCCCTGCCAGTAGCTGAATCCAGATGTAGTTTCTATGACACTTGTAGAACTCCTTTCATCCTGTCCTCTCCAGAGATACCAACGCCCCCTCCTCAGGGATCTAGGTCTTAGGCCCAACCTCAGTGACCAGCGCCAGCGTCTCTCCTCAGAGGTCTGACCAGCAACATGAGGCCCCTCCAAATGGTAATGGCTATCTCCTTTGTTCTCTCATCTGAGGATTTTATTTGCTACCTCTGCAACAtctggtgttttctttttattctttaagtAATCTAGTTAACTATACTTAGTTAATATGCTTTTTATATTCTACCTGTTCAGATAACTAGTGTGGCTCCTGCCTCCTGACTGGACCCTAGCTGATACACTAATTCAAGACAACTTGCTTGAAATTAGAAAGACTTTATGTCTTGAAAGGACACACCATTGCCCAGGTCCAGAATGGTCAGTACTTGAGTTGTTGCCTAAAAAaggaaagttaaaaaatttttaaagaaaaaacaaatttgcaAATCCAGGCAAAGTGCCAAAAAACCATGAAGTAACATAAACTTGCTCAGGGCTTTATACCCAATCAAATTTCATATCCATTCAAATATAAAAGCCACAGGCAAACTATCATGCAACTCATGGAACTTTGTTTTCATGAACCCTACCTGAAGAATCTACAAGACAAAGGGTCAGATAACTAGGTTGACTGGGGAGGCATTAATGTAAGGGGTGATGAAATTTTGTGAGTATTAAGGCGTAAGATTAGAATAATCATCCTCTAAATTAATGGATCTAGGCAATGATCTTCAATGGCTCCTAATTTCACTAAAAGACAGCCAGACATGGACTTCCTAGTGGATATTGGCACCAACTAAGCAGTGTGTTTTCTAAGGTCTGAATTTCACTTCCACAGGAGTCTTGTTTCAGGCTCCCAAGTATTAATTCCAACTTCTCTTTTCCCCCAGTCCTAGGGGTGATGGAAGTTCTCTGTGCCTTTTTAGTTCTATAGTTCAAATAACTCATGTGGTTTCAGTCTCCTGCCTGACTGGACTCTATAAAGTACCACCCATGAAGTACACTTGCCAAAATAattgaattttgaatttcatcAAGACCCTAGATCTAACTGCTAATTTAGTGGAAAGGTAGGGAGTCAGAGAAACATACTAAACATCACTGAGATGTAACCAGCAAAATTCAAATGCTGGAAGGCTGCACAGGATAAACAATCCTTTCTTCAAAACTTAACAATGAAAGAACTAAGATAGGACAGAGGACTCTATAGATTAAGAGAAACCGAAGTCATGTCAGCAAATTGCAGTATGCAAACCTTGTTTAGATCTCACTTTAAACGAATGTGAACACTGGATATTTGATAATATTGAAGAGTTGTTAGTTACGAGGGCATAATACtgaaattttagttattttttcttaagttaCTGCCTTTTTTAGAGataaatattttagatgttagCAGATGAAGTTATATGAAATCTGGGACTTGAAAATAATATAGTGGGGGAGGTGGTTTCTGAGGGTCAACATGAAACAAGATTGGCCATGATTTCATAGCTGTTGAGTCTAGGTGATGGATACATAGGGATTGATTGTTAATCAAATTTTGTATGTGaagttttctataataaaaaatttttccaatgatGAACTTTGCCTCTTGGAGCTTATGCCAATAATGTAAAGGTGTTTTGGTAATTAGGAAATATATTAATGAAATGCAACAAAATAATGTATCATATTAAAGTAGTAACACAAATGGTATGAAAGTATTGACAAAGCATAATGTTTGTATCTGATTTTAAAACACTTTGGGAAAATTTGAAGTTATCAATAAAATTTTGGTAATATGAGTATTATATGTATAGACCTAGACAATAGTATATATCACATCATACTTAAAGGTAAAATATTAAGTACTACCTCCCAAAATACCAAAACCAACCATGAATACTTATGATCAACTATTAATcttacataatatttttaaattcagctaTTTTTAGGTCAATGTAAATTCACATAAagttaagaaataatacagagcaaTCTCATATACTCTTCACCCAGTTTTCCTCCATGTTAACTTCTTGCATAAATGTAATACAGTATCACAACTGGGAAACTGAACATTGATAGAATCCACCAATCTTACTCACATTTGCCAGTTTTACGTCGactccatgtgtgtgtgtattctgtacAGTTTTATCATATGTAGATTCATGTAATCACTATAGCCAAGATAGAAAAAATTCTTAACATAATAATCCCTTGTGATGCAGTTTCATCCTCTCATCTCCTGTCCCTAATCATTGGCAGCTAGTAATCTATTTTCCATCTGTAtactttttctcatttcaaaaatgaatgaaataataacaGTATATATAGCCTTTTGGAGCTggctttttcactcagcataatagcCTTCAAAACTACCCAAATTTTCATGTGTGTCAACAGTTTGTTCATGTTCATCCTTGTGTAGTGTTATTGATACACCACAGTTTAACAGTTCACCCACTGAAgggcatttgggttatttccagttttgagctattataaataaaactgctattaacattcataaacatttttgtgtgaacatgttttcatttttctaatctaAATGCCCAAGAGCACAATTGCTAGGTTGTATAACTGCATGTTTTTAATAAGAAACTGCAaaacttttccaaagtggctctGCCATTTTAtagtcccaccagcaatgtatgagtgatccagtttcttacATCCACGGCAGCATTTGGTGCTGTCACTACattttattttacccattttgATAGATGTGTAATTAtatctgtggttttgatttgtatttcctttagaGTAATGATTAAAAATTTGCATGTGGTTGTTTGCTATATTCTCTTTGGTAAACTGTCTGTTCTTGTCTTCTACTTGTTTTCAATTTTGATTGTTTTTATTGATCTTTGAGAGTATTGATTATTCTCAAAGGACAAATTCTTGAATTAAGGACTAATAATGTAgtctttaatttttccatttgtggattgtgcttttggtgtcacaaCTAAGAGCTCTTTACCTAGCGCTAGGTCCCAAAGATGTTCTGTTATGCTTTTGTTTCTAAAATTTCCATActtatacattttacatttaactttgtgaaatattttgagtttatttttgcataAGATGTGAAGTTTAGTTCAAAGTCACTTCCTCCCACAATGGATGTCAAGTTGCcctagcatcatttgttgaaaggcTGTCCTTCCTCTATTGAACTccttttacatctttttaaaaaaatgagttagGCACAGACACTCAGCAAAAGAGGAATAAAAGGTAATTTTCTTAATGTGATAACGAGTATTTGtcgtgttttatttatttatttttccaatctattttttttgtatcattaatataccattacatgagcaacatcgtggttactagattccccccactatcaagtgcccaccacataccccattacagtcactgtccatcagcatagtaagatgctatagaatcactacttgtcttctcgtgTTATACTTACTGCCTTCGCCAAGCACCCCCCTACACTGTgtgtgttaattgtaatgcccctttttccccttatccctcccatcctacctaccctccccagtccctttccctttggtaactgttaatccattcttgggttctgtgagtctgctactgttttgttccctcagtttttgctttgttcttatgctccacagacgagtgaaatcatttggtatttgtctttctccacctggcttattttgctgagcataataccctctagctccatccatgttattgcaaatggtaggatttgttttcttatggctgaaaaatattccattgtgtatatgcaccacctctactttatccattcatctactgatggacacttaggttgcttccatttcttggggattgtaaatagtgctgtgataaacataggggtgcatatgtctttctcatactgggctcctgcattcttagggtaaattcctagaagtggaattcctgggtcaaatggtatttctatttttagttttttgaggaatctccatactactttccacagtggttgaactaatttacattcccaccagcagtgtaggagggctcccatttctccacatcctcacccacatttgttgttgtttatcttttgaatggtggccatccttactggtgtgaggtgatgtctcattgtggtttaatttgcatttctctgatgactagcgatgtggagcatctgttggccatctgaatttcttctttggagaactctctgttcagatactctgcccattttttaattggattatttgatttttgtttgttgaggtgcatgagctctttatacattttggatgtcaaccccttatcgaatatgtcatttatgaatatattctctcatactgtaggatgtcattttgttctattgatggtgtcctttgctgtacagaagcttttcagcttgatatagtcctacttgttcatttctgcttttgtttcccttgcacagggagatatgttcatgaagaagttgctcgtgtttatgtcgaagagatttttgcctatgtttttttctaagagttttatggtttcgtgacttacattcaggtctttgatccatttcgaatctacttttgtatatgtggttagacaacgatccagtttcattctcttacatgtagctgtccagttttgcagctgttgaagaggctgtcatttccccattgtatgtccatggctcctttatcatatattaattgactatatatggttgggtttatatcagggttctctagtctgttccattggtctatgggtctttcgttgtgccagtaccaaattgtcttgattactgtggctttgtagtagagctcgaagtcagagagtgtaattccccccactttattcttccttctcaggattgctttggctattcgagatcTTTTCttgttccgtatgaattttagaacta
The sequence above is a segment of the Manis pentadactyla isolate mManPen7 chromosome 4, mManPen7.hap1, whole genome shotgun sequence genome. Coding sequences within it:
- the ZMYM1 gene encoding zinc finger MYM-type protein 1 isoform X1 — translated: MLRRNLETVPQEETISLDLEDSFASDTKMKESPIDGEGDDKAGAPHLGQLDEIKTEPDNAQEYCQAQPPKTQESELKINTTFSDSASQLTAGIQLSLASSGVNKMLPSVSATAIQVSCSGCKKILQKGQTAYQRKGSTQLFCSTPCITEYISSANSPALPKRTCSNCSNVILNLKDVISVQLEDNTSSKSFCSQSCLSSYEEKRKPFVTVCTNGILTKCSVCQKTTVKPAKTLTSVLCKSLKSSDEMIETTCDLGKTELFCSVNCFSAYNKAKMESSTVNVSMVHDASTELPSPKKDMTPVISNIVSLADTHAALPVMNSDVLQAGTVSSVTANIIADISKSSPSESSSGGVNSVEQPDLSPSSSIPSQHTVGSSIEVQKDQVPNQDAAYNMKSMKINDRLCHPKFTSKVQKVKGKSRSIRKSWWSNFQHLENSVKKDVTFCYSCQLFSQKNFSCEGESFATQEISNWKKTLEKFRKHEKSEMHLKSLQFWREYQFCDEAVNDNLSIHSKQIEGNKKYLKLIIENILFLGKQCLPLRGNDQSISSVNKGNFLELLEIRAKDKGEEIFRLTNSQVDFYNSAQIQNDIIEIIKTEMLQDIVNEINVSSAFSIICDETNDSTTKEQFSICVRYPQKTAKAILIKERFLGFIDVEEMAGANLHGTIRTYLQHIGVDLNKICGQAYDSTTNLRGKFNKIAAEFKKEEPRALYIHCYAHFLDLAVIRFCKEVKELRSALNTLSSLFNTIHMSGELSENFRNICKLSQNKTCKKHTSQSCWTVHDRTLLSVIEGLPEIIEALEVSSSRSSNASLADELSDLLTLVSKFEFIFCLKFLYRVLSVTGILSKELQSEMIDIFSLSSKIEAIFECLSSERNDVYFKTIWDGAEEICQKVTCKGFEVERPSFQKRRKIQKTIDLGIADSMVFPTSTEEQYKINIYYQGLDTILQNLNLCFSEFDYCKMKQISELLLKWNEPLNEATAKHIQEFYKLDADIIPELRFYRQYAKLNFIIDYDCITFIDLGYLFIQHGLHNNIPCISKLLYIALSWPVTSASAKNSFSTLPRLKTYLCCAVGQEKLSGLALMAIEQELANKLMEPERLNGIVEKFIHQTKEI
- the ZMYM1 gene encoding zinc finger MYM-type protein 1 isoform X3; this translates as MKESPIDGEGDDKAGAPHLGQLDEIKTEPDNAQEYCQAQPPKTQESELKINTTFSDSASQLTAGIQLSLASSGVNKMLPSVSATAIQVSCSGCKKILQKGQTAYQRKGSTQLFCSTPCITEYISSANSPALPKRTCSNCSNVILNLKDVISVQLEDNTSSKSFCSQSCLSSYEEKRKPFVTVCTNGILTKCSVCQKTTVKPAKTLTSVLCKSLKSSDEMIETTCDLGKTELFCSVNCFSAYNKAKMESSTVNVSMVHDASTELPSPKKDMTPVISNIVSLADTHAALPVMNSDVLQAGTVSSVTANIIADISKSSPSESSSGGVNSVEQPDLSPSSSIPSQHTVGSSIEVQKDQVPNQDAAYNMKSMKINDRLCHPKFTSKVQKVKGKSRSIRKSWWSNFQHLENSVKKDVTFCYSCQLFSQKNFSCEGESFATQEISNWKKTLEKFRKHEKSEMHLKSLQFWREYQFCDEAVNDNLSIHSKQIEGNKKYLKLIIENILFLGKQCLPLRGNDQSISSVNKGNFLELLEIRAKDKGEEIFRLTNSQVDFYNSAQIQNDIIEIIKTEMLQDIVNEINVSSAFSIICDETNDSTTKEQFSICVRYPQKTAKAILIKERFLGFIDVEEMAGANLHGTIRTYLQHIGVDLNKICGQAYDSTTNLRGKFNKIAAEFKKEEPRALYIHCYAHFLDLAVIRFCKEVKELRSALNTLSSLFNTIHMSGELSENFRNICKLSQNKTCKKHTSQSCWTVHDRTLLSVIEGLPEIIEALEVSSSRSSNASLADELSDLLTLVSKFEFIFCLKFLYRVLSVTGILSKELQSEMIDIFSLSSKIEAIFECLSSERNDVYFKTIWDGAEEICQKVTCKGFEVERPSFQKRRKIQKTIDLGIADSMVFPTSTEEQYKINIYYQGLDTILQNLNLCFSEFDYCKMKQISELLLKWNEPLNEATAKHIQEFYKLDADIIPELRFYRQYAKLNFIIDYDCITFIDLGYLFIQHGLHNNIPCISKLLYIALSWPVTSASAKNSFSTLPRLKTYLCCAVGQEKLSGLALMAIEQELANKLMEPERLNGIVEKFIHQTKEI